Genomic window (Equus asinus isolate D_3611 breed Donkey chromosome 8, EquAss-T2T_v2, whole genome shotgun sequence):
TGTGCAAAAGAACACCCAGtcaaagagactgagaaagaataGGAAGAAGACTAGCACTGAGTGGCATGATAAAATCAAGTGAAGACGGatgttttagaagaaaaagaaaaaacacttaacgataatgtcatatagttaagaaaggaaatttaaaacagCGATAAGAGGACACTGAATTTACCACTGTGAAGGTCATTTGTGGATTTGCTAAAGGCATTTGGGAGGACTCATAGGCACAGAAGCATGATAAACATGGTTCAAAAAATGAATgagggggccggccaggtggtgcagtggttaagtgtgcaggttccgcttcagcagcctgggttcaccagtttgatcccgggtgcggacatatcactgcttggcaagtcaaactgtggtaggcgtcccacatataaagtagaggtagatgggcacagatgttagctcagggccagtcttactcagcaaaaagaggaggattggcagcagttagctcagggctaatctttcttaaaaaaaaaaaaaaaaaaagaatgaaatgtgaGAGGAAACACAGAAATTATGGAACACAGTcataaatttcataaaatgagAGCTTTCACTTACCAGAGTTATCTTATTCAGTAGAAACAAATATCATTTAATCCTAAAATTGAGCATCATTATTCTGGAATTAAGCTGGTGGCTCAGTCTTTGAAATTCTCATGTAAGGGGAGGATTAAGATGCTTTCATATAAGACTGAACAGGGAACATAGTCTCAAGGACATTTTAACTTCCTGCTAAGCCCACGACTCCTGAAATGAAGCCAGTACTGTCTAGACGCTAGGGAACAATCTGTTCAGCGTAGTTGGTGCTTTGGATAAACGCAATGAATTCAAAGCATGGGACTGCACAGAGCTCTCCCTCAAGGAATTATCTCAGTGGACAGTAGTCAATTATCGTCTTGGTTTAACTGAACTTGTAATCTATGCATTCCAGGGAGGAAAAAGTGTATATTGTATATATCATTTTCTATAGTATAAATTCAGACTTACGTCTCTCTAGTAAGAAGTATTTTTATATCAACAATTTCAACTTTATTAGTCACAAAATTATTTGTACTTGTATGGGCCTCAGGTAAAAAAGGGAATGTCTAGTAATTATTTGTTCATATAAACTCATACATAATTATAGAATCAAAGAATCTCAGAGTTAAAACTATACTTAAAGGTGATCGAGTCTAAGCTTCATCCAACactatgtcttttttaaaataactctgaACCTGATAATCCAGTCCCTATTTTAACAATCCTATAGACAAGTAATTTTCATCCAAAGATCAATGTGTTCAGTTTTGAAATGCCTATGATTGTGGGAAAGGCATTTTTTATATTGTGGTATGAACATTTAACATAAGACCTACCTCATTaacaatgaaagaaatttaagaaaattcaaaTCTTTCATCTATTCCTAAATATCAAAAATTCAATGTAAATTATATTCCATTtgataatcatttaaaaatagctcTAAATAcccctatttttaaatttaatacaaatattttcatattgctTTTAATGTTAAGAGATTGAATTTCAAAGTTGTAAACCAATAGGTCTGGTTTTGATTCCCAGTGACTAAAATAGTACATAAGTATCACAGTATCTCAGTAAGTATGACACTTGTTTTTATAAGGCTATtatgaatgataaagaaaataactaaGTCACCACAAAAAGATACTCAGGTTCAATTTGAGaagataattttctattttaacatgGGGTTTTTGTGACTTGATGGATATTTTCATTAAAGCTTTGGATAAATATAGTAGGAAATTATCAAAAGAAGTTGGAATTAATATTATACATGCTGGTTTGTAGAGAATCCTAAGATTTCAATGTATAAAAATACTGAGATAATTCAAAGAAAAGTGTGGCATAGTTCAAATaggataaaataatgaaatatattttataaataaaattacataaaaattggAGAGGTGCATGagtgtacttttctttttaaaaaaatagataaaaccaATCAATGCATGCTAAAACCTCCTGTGACTACCAAAATAAACACTCAGCAAAACTCAAAATAATATGTGGTTTCCTCATCAGATCAAAGCTGAATTAATCATTTCAAATGGAATAGTTTAGGAAGATTATAGCAAATGGGTGTGTTGCCAACAAAAGTGATTAGATATCATTCATTCAAATTACCGGAAAGCTCAGAAACgatctatattttcaaatattaaaaataattgtcagtgaggccagcccagtggtgtagtggttaagttcgcacattctccTTCAGCATCCtgggcttcactggtttggatacAGGGTGCAGACagacacaccactcatcaagtggTGCTGTGCTGTCaccccacagagaagaactagaagggctgacaactaggatatacagctgtgtactggggctttgaggagaaaaaaaaagaggaagattggcaacagatgttagctcggggcaaatcgTCCTCacagaaagcataaaaaaataaacaaaaagaataaaaaaataaaaatcattgtcagtaaaataagtcagaaggagaaagacaatactgtatgatctcacttatatgtggaacggaaaaaaaaaacctgaatgcacaaacacagagaaaagattagtgattGACAGAGGTGGGGCAGTTGGGGGTGAAATGGGTGAATGTGATCAAAAGATACAAGCTTCTAGTTATGAAATAAGTAAGTTCCGGGAATGCAATGTACAACGTGGTGATTAAAGTTgacaatactgcattgtatatttgaaagtcactaagagagtagatcttaaaagttctcatcataagagaAAAATTGTAACTGTATGAGgagatggatattaactaaacttattgtggtaattattttgcaatatatacatatcaaatcatcatattgtacacctaaaactaactaatacaatgttatatataaattatatctcaaaaaaactggaagaaataacagaaagataacagaaaaatcccaaaacacatggagattaaacaacacacttctaaataatatgagtcaaagaagaaatcccaagagaaatttaaaaatatgttttaaaaatggtgGTCCAATATGAATCAATTCAAATTTATGATGTATGTCCCTGGGATCAAACTAGGAAAAGTAGGTATTAATTATACTCTAaaagaaattttctcaaaataaacaataattttcaAACTCTATTCCTGGAGATACAACAAATACACTAGTACAgggaagcattttttttaaaagcaagattCTGGATATTGTACAAAAGTTTCATGTAGGCTTTTTGAAATCAGCCAAAAACTTAATTGCAGTTATtgtaaaattcttctttttttttttttttttttacctatacTTCAATTTCTAACTCATGGATGTACAACTCTAAGATTCCAGCTCTTAATCTGTGCCGTTAAGATGTTCTTCCACAACTTCCCCAGACTAGCAGAAAGCCTATACCTTCTTGCTATTAATAGTCTAATTGATAAAATCTGTTGTTCTGAAATTGCTTATATGGCTCAGATGGAAAGAATTTTCcgttaaaaatttaattttcattttacttttgatttcTCCCCGTCATCTATGAAGATGAGTGATAAAATAGGAGTAACTGAATCATCACTGCTTTTCCCTTGGTATCAATAAAGTTTTAGGTTTTGTTTGGAAATTAGTGAACTATTAAATTATAAGATTGTCAAGAGTTTAGCTAAGCTACTCCAAAGTATTGGTGCCTTGGCATCCATTTTGTTTGTACAAGTGGCCTACAGGTACCTTAAACTTACGCTAACCCCCTCAGGTGAGTGTGCTCTAGATAAAAACCCTCAGAGTCACAAGCAAATGTCAGTTCCTGATATGACTTCCCTAACAGGCTTTGTGATCAACAGTCTCTCCTCTGTGTCCCTGGGCCTTCATCTTGTGTGTTTCTTACATAAGACCCCAGTGGAGCTTACTAAAACCCCACTCTTTTCGTTTGAATTGACCTATCTGGCCTTAGCATGGGAAACCCAAAGCACACAACTCATGGACCTTAATAAGGgcatgtgggggctggccccgtggccgagtggttgggttcccgcgctctgctgcaggcggcccagtgtttcgtccgttcgagtcctgggcgcggacatggcactgctcattgggccacgctggggcagcgtcccgcatgccacaactagagggacccacagctgagaatacgcaactatgtacctgggggctttggggagaaaagggaaaaaaattaaaatctttaaaaaaaaaaaaagaaaaataagggcaTGTGCCCCAGATCCTATCATTCTCTCTGGCTGCACTCTACTCTGACCTCCCCTGTGGCCTGTCAAGGCATGCTGTGTGCTTCCTCCAGGACCTATGAGTAATAAACTTCTCTGTTTCAATTCCTCCTGTGGTCTGTTGTTGAAACTCAACTCACCATCCAGCATCTTGTGCtccacttaacaaatgttaatttgaCAAATTCATAACAAAGAAGCTAACTTGTCCATATTAAATTTAAGGGGCAGCCACCTCGAAACTCCccgtggtttatttttttaattagtatatAGTAAAAGTGTCTTTTGGGTGTgcatttctattaattttaacACATGTATTGTTTCCCATAACagccaccacaatcaagatacagaaggGTTCTATCAACCCCCAAAACTTTTCTATACTATATTTTTGTAGTCATACCCTCCCCCTATTCATATATAATACATGTCAACCCTGATTTGTTCTCCATcactgtatttttgtcttttcaagaatgtcataaatataaaatcacatactatgtaaccttttgagtCTAGCTACTTTGAATTAACATAATGCCTTTAAAATTCATGCAAGTTACTGCATGTatcaaaaaatgtgttttcttttatgactgagtagcATTCCCTTATataaatgtaccacagtttgctttttcattcacctactgaaggccattttggttgtttccagtttttggcaattatgaaaagagctgctataaacatttgtgtataggTATTTATCTGAATATaaggtttttctcctttaagGTAAATATTTAGGAGTAGAATTGATGGATCATGTAATAAGTGAATACTTAATCTTACAAAAAACTGACAAGCTGTACCACATTGctgtataattttaaattcccaTCAACAATGCAGGAGAGTTCCACTTGCTTTGCCTCCTTACACTAGGTATGGTCAGTCATTTCAATTTTAGGTATTTCACGAAGTGTGTAGTAATATACTGTTATgggtttaatttgtattttccttatGGCTAATCACACTGAGCACTTTTTCATACACTTGTCTGCCTTCTTTATGTCCTCCTCAGTAAAGTGTCTGATTATTTAATAAACAGTAGATACTAGACTTTGTTTTGAGATAAATGTTTTACCTTGTTGAATGAGCTTCCCCCATGTTCCTACCATATCACAAAgcatttttctatttaatgaCTTACTGATATTTGCAAAATTTGCTCATATGGTATTTAAtacatttactaatattttagctatattttcagaattattaaaaatatttcttaatcatGTTTTCAATATTGCACTATATTTTTTGGCCTGCTTGATGGTCTAAGTACTATAGTTatttaattatgtatttaaatatataaacttaTAAAATATCAGACCTCATTTATGCAGAAATATTAATTGcacttataaaattaaaaatcaaaacaatttttgtttaaatctcaGGTTTTCACTCCAATATATTCATAACATTGAAGGTGAATCAAAATATATCCCTAGGGTCTTAGGGACATATCTGGATCAACTTTCCACATCAGCACTAAATTTCTATGAATACacatgtttttgtttaaaaatgtatgcAACTTCCACGACATAATATATCCATGTTTGTTCCAATACAAAATAGTAGGTTCAatgttcaattatttttaaatttatctagaCCTTCAAGCAAAACTAACAAACCCAAGAtaatatagtatttttatatAGTGACCTCAAATACCCCCTGAGAAGTACAACACACAACCTCTGAGAATTACACTCCATTAACAGAATGCGTAAATCAatactataaacatttttttcttaatacgtATTAGGTTATATTTTATGTGATATTGATATGACATTCCATGTAAAAATTAGTGATGAATTATAGGAAACTCtatgtccaatttttttttttttagtttttaacttCCTTTTCCAGATAACGTTAGAATTGAGGAAAACAGACTCTCTTTCTTTTGTATAACCAAGGGCCGCCTTTTTCCCAAAAGCTTTTTCCTCATCATCCAGCTTCATCTGCCTCAAGATTGAGCCACAGAAAGTAGAAGTGCCCACTCTACTTCACTGGCAGAAAGTAAAGCTTTGCACTGTTTTtagaaagaggagaggggaaggttGCAGTggtccttgggggaaaaaaaaggaagcagcTCTAGATCCAATTATGTTTGGTATTTTTACTGAACATTTATCATGTCCAAAGCATGATAGAGAAATCTgcagaaatataagaaattacAAATATGAGTATTTAATGGGCTTGGGAAGGACTTATATTGACAGGCAATGCACTTGGTAAAGTGTTCAAATAGGACCCATCTGAGGAGAAGGTACTGCATGTGGTTGGGGTTAACCAGTGCTGTcaaaaaaacaagttttaaaatgcagtttAATATGCTGAGTTGGAAAAGAACAGGATTCATGCTGGAATATGGGGGAAAAAGGGAAGCTCATATGAGATATCCCATGACATGTGGTAATCCCAATTTACTAAAGTATTTTATCTTTTGGTGGAGATTTTGTGCATGTCTTCTATCATATCCTATCTTCAATATTTGTAAttctaaagttttataatttttgtgacTGTTTAACTCAGGTGGATCATTAATGTTCCCAGTCATACACCAGTTTAATTCAGATGGCAGAATTCACACTGTCAGTGTATTTATTCCCCCAAATTAAGGAACCTGATGAAACACATTGaggaattttaagaaaattgttcATATTTATCAAGACCTTAGAGGATAACTTCCTAAAGGACTCTGAtccattattttgaaataacttacaGAGAACAGGAATAAGTAAATTGATTAAACGTATTTATGGACAGATTGTACTTTGGAAAggataattttataaagaaagcttGGGGATGTGTATTAAAAGGGAGAGAATGGAAGAAATTGTACTGATGCCTCAGAATGAGTGCTTAGTTCATGATTCATAAGTCAGCAAATAGAAAATGATATAGAGCTCTATAAATTAAGaattaaacttttattatttggATTTACTTTATGGgacacaaaatattaaatattaaattgaatgtcctatgagaaaaataatttcacacATCTTTGAATTAACGCAAATGTTAGCATCCCCATTTGGTGGCAATGAAACTATAGTCAAAGATAACACATGCTTTCCCCCAAAAGGCACACAGCATACGGCTTGTACATCACTCTGTTGATAGGGCTACATATGCCCATTAATACAGAATGAGATTTGATTAACATTTCAGGCAATGACATTGATCTTTTGCTGAACTCGCTGTGTTTTGTTTAGGCATCTTTGACTAATATGTATTTGTGAGGCAGTTTATAGCCAAaggctataaaatattttttaaattattttattttatttttttgttgaggaagattaatcctgagctaacatctgctgtcaatcctcctctttttgctgaggaatactggccctgagctaacacccatgcccaacttcctctattttatatgtgggacgtctgccacatgatggcttgataagcgatgtgtaggtccgcacccaggatccaaaccggcgagccccaggccactgaagtggaacgtgcaaaattaactgttgcaccactgagctaaaacattttctcttttaataaagCTAATAGATCAACCAAACGTCTTAATTCAATATGATGTTCTCGTAATCCCCTTATTGAAATAGGACTGAGTTACTGAAATTGTGAAGGAAGCTATCTTGTCAAACTTGGAAATCACTAGTAAGTTTTCTTGAGTTAGGATATTTTTTGCCTGAGGTTTTACCACCACTGTTTTCTGTCCAAAACATCCcactgttttctctctccccctaGTGTAAGCTCTATATGTATTGATCATGACCTCACTGTTTATCATTGCAGCATAAGACTGACTAAGGTTtatgacaaaaataatttatacttCAAATCACTGTCTCTAAATTTTTTCATGGACTTTGTTCTGCATATTTCTGTCTAATGTACTTTTGACCTAAATGTCTCTTGACTTCATTTACTTCTGGGGCCTTACAAAAACCTTTGGTTGTTGCTATTATTTGACATCGAATGTCAGAAGATGACTAAATGCTGTCAATATGTGTTGATTAAAGTTAACTCAGGATAGTAGTggcatgtttttttttaaagatgggatgattttcaatttatttgaaattcatttaaaaataatttatcccaAATATGTTTTCTAAACTTTCTAAATATCTTTCCTCTAGATATTGTACAAGTTTTGCTCCTGAAGCTAAGTTATCTAGTAGTTAGCGTTAGGGAGAAAAGTGACACGCTTTGGTAGGATTCAATATGGTAAAACAGATATTCTCATAAGTGGAAAAGTGCTATGAAGAGATCACCAAGAGTTGATTGTTTCTTTCTTGATCGTGTTACACATGTGAACTTTATGACACTTGATACACCGTTCTTTCATCACTTCCATGTCTGTCTGACATCTTTGAAAGGTGCACatatgcattttctctttttgggtCTTCATTTCAGAGATCATTTTCTTTTGACCCAAAACTCTTTAGTCAGTGTCCTTCTCAGGGCAGCTTTCACATCTTTGTTCCTCAGTGTATAGATAAATGGATTAAGTGTAGGTGTGACGATTCCATAGAAGAGAGCCATGATCTTCCCCCTGTCACGAGAATAGCTAGAGGGAGGCTGCACATACATACTGATGGCTGTAAAGTAGAAGAGGGAGACCACCAGCAAGTGTGAAGCACAGGTATTAAAGGCCTTCCAGCGACTTTCAGCAGACCGGATTCTCATTACTGCCCGAGCAATGAACACATAAGTGCCCAGGATGAAAGCAAGAGGCACTAGGAGTAGCAAAGCCCCTAGTACATTGAGCTCAGCTTCATTTATACGAGTATCAGTACAAGCTAGTTTCAAAAGAGCAGGCACTTCACAGAAGAAATGGTCTATCACCCTCTGTCCACATCTTGGGGCCAACATTGTGAGAGTAGACTGGACAAGGGAGTTAGCAAAACCACTAATCCAGGTCCCAGTGGCCATGTGGATACAGCGCCTCTGGTTCATGATGATTGGGTAGTGAAGAGGCTTGCAAATAGCAACATAACGGTCGAAGGCCATGGCAGCCAGAAGTATACATTCAGTAGAACCCAAGGCCAAGAAGATATAGAGCTGGACAACACAGCCACCATAGGTAATGGTCTTTTCTGGCCCCCTAAGGTTGACTAGCATCTGTGGGACAGTACTAGTAGTATAGCAGAGGTCCAGAAGAGAgagattagagagaaaaaaatacatgggaCTGTCAAGCTGGGGATCCAGGTGGGAAACTAGGATAATGGAGACATTTCCAAATAGGGCAAAGATGTAAGCCACCAGAAAGATTACAAAGAGTGGTGTCTCCAGCCAGGGTCGGTCAGAAAATCCCAATAAGATAAAATCATCTAGTGAGCTCTGATTGTTGATCCACATATTGGCAGTGATAGGTGAAATTCCAGCTGAGACTTCTAAATATCCACTGCTAGAGATGGGTATCAATGGTAGAAGGAAGCCACTGAGAATTAG
Coding sequences:
- the LOC106843464 gene encoding olfactory receptor 2B2-like; this encodes MWINNQSSLDDFILLGFSDRPWLETPLFVIFLVAYIFALFGNVSIILVSHLDPQLDSPMYFFLSNLSLLDLCYTTSTVPQMLVNLRGPEKTITYGGCVVQLYIFLALGSTECILLAAMAFDRYVAICKPLHYPIIMNQRRCIHMATGTWISGFANSLVQSTLTMLAPRCGQRVIDHFFCEVPALLKLACTDTRINEAELNVLGALLLLVPLAFILGTYVFIARAVMRIRSAESRWKAFNTCASHLLVVSLFYFTAISMYVQPPSSYSRDRGKIMALFYGIVTPTLNPFIYTLRNKDVKAALRRTLTKEFWVKRK